A region of the Candidatus Giovannonibacteria bacterium genome:
ACATCAGGAATTTTTTTGGCAAACCTTTGATTGCGCATACGATTTTGCAGGCAAAAGAAAATTCTTTTATTGACAGGGTGGTTGTGGACACGGATTCCCAAAAAATTGCGGCGATTGCGCGAAGATGCGGAGCGGAGGTGCCGTTTTTGCGCCCCAAGCGCTTGGCTGCAGACAAAGCCAGCGTCAATGATTCGGCCGTTTATTTTCTAAAGAGATTAAAAAAAGAAGAAGGATACGAACCGGAATATGTAATGTTTTTGCACACAACCTCGCCGCTTCGCGAACAAAAGGACATTCATGAATGCTGGGAATTTATGAAAAAAAGCGGCGCCACAACCGTTCTTACCGTGTGCCCCACGCATCCGCGCCTTTATTATCTGGGCGCGAAAAATAAAATCATTTTGGCTAACAGCCCCGGAGACAAGCTGCCGTCTAATGTCCAGCAATGGCGCAAGGCGTACATTTTAAACGGCTGTTTCGTGTATATTGTAAAAACATCCGCGTTGCTTAAAGAAAAAGACATTTTTACCAGCGATACAAGAGCCGTGGTTTGTGACAGGTGGCGGTCGGTTGATTTAGATAATCCCGAAGATTGGGTTTTGGCGGAATTGCTCTACAAAAATCGGAAAAAACTGGGTAAGCAAATTAAAAATTTTAAATAAATTTTCTATGAAAATCGGCTTAATCGGATTCGGTTCAATAGGACAGCGGCATTATAACAATTTAGTTAAGCGTACAAAAAATGTCATTGTGTTTTCTAGAAGGGACGATGTCAATTTGCCGCGTCAGGTTAAAAATTGGCGCGAATTTAAAAAGTGCGGTCCGTATGACGGCATTATTATCGCGAACGAAACTTCTAAACATGTTGTGACAATAAAAAAATGCATTGCTCTATCCGCCGGCTGGCGGACCAAAGCGCTTTTTATAGAGAAACCGCTATCGCATAATTTAAAAAATCTGAATTCGCTCGGTCGGCTTTTGCTGAAGAATCGGATAAGCGCTTTTGTTGGATACTGCTTTCACTTTTTCGGGCCATTTATTAAAATTAAAAAAATTATCAAGAGCGGCAAACTGGGCCGAATTTATTACTTGCGCGCGTCGGTGGGGCAGGACCTGAAAGAGTGGCGGCCGGGGCGCGATTATCGCAAAATTTATTCTGCGAGAAAAAATCTTGGCGGAGGGGTTTTGCTGGATTTAGTGCACGATATTAATTATCCCGCATGGCTTTTGGACGATGTTTTAATCCCGCAACGTTCTTTGGTCAAAAAGATATCTGATTTAAAAATAAATACGGAGGATTTGGCGGAAAGCGTTTTTGTCGGCAAAAAGACTGGGGTAATCGTGTCCGTGCACCAGGATTATTTAAGAATTCCCGGCAGACGGTCCCTGGAAATAGCGGGCTCCAAGGGTAGTTTAATATGGAATTCGTCGGACGCCGAAGACCGCGGTAAGATGTATCAAAGAGAAATTAATTTTTTTATCGGTTTGATAAAAGGCGGCAAGTATTTTTCCAATTGGGATGAAGCCGTTTGGGATGTTAAAAACATAGAATATTTGAAAAAACATGGCGGATAAGCTTACATTTTTGCAAATTGGGCTTGGGTCAATGGGTAAGCGGCGGGTGCGCAATCTTTTTGCCAACGGCGAGCAGAATGTTGTCGGCCTTGATTTTTCGGCGGAAAGGAGAAAAGAAGCGGAAGAAAAATACGGCATTAAAACATTTGATAATTTAAATAAAATTCAGGTTGAAAACATTGATGCGGTGAGCATCTCCACGCCCCCAGACAAGCACGGGGATTACATCCGCTGGGCGCTTGCCAATAAAAAACATTTTTTTGTTGAGCTCGCGACGACAGACGACGGTTATGAAGAAATCCGCCGGCTGGCGGATAAAAATTCGGGCATTGTTATGGCGCCCTCCTGCTCATTTCGTTTTTTTCTCCCGATTAAAATGGTGAAAAAGTTTGTTGACAGCGGGCGCATCGGGAAAGTTTTGGCTTTTCACCATCATGCGGGCCAATATTTGCCGGAATGGCATCCGTGGGAAGATTACCGCCAAATTTATTTTGCCAAAAAAGAAACCGGCGCTTTCCGCACGATGTTTTTATTTGAACTTAGCTGGCTGAATTGGCTTTTCGGGCATCAGGCCAACGTCGTCTTCGGTTTTACGGATAAAATTTCGGACCTGGAGTTGGAAATGGGCGCCAAAGATATTACTTGGGCTTACTTAAAATATCAAAATAAAATTTTAGGCAGTCTGTTGATTGATGTCATTTCGCGCAAGCCATTCCGGACGCTGCGTGTTTTGGGAAGCGATGGGGTGCTGGAATGGGAGTGGCTTGAGAATGTTATTAAAATTTACGATGCTAAAACAAAATTAACCGATAATATTGATGTTCCGAAAGGCAACTCTGCAACCGGCTATTTGACCGCCGAGGATATGTATAACGACGAAATGAAAGCATTTGTTGACGCTATCTACGGCCGCGCGCCTTATCCTTATACTTTTGAAGAAGACTTGCGAAATTTACGGACTCTATATAAACTTGAGGAATAAATATGAGTACGCAAAACCCGTTTAATAAAAAAATTGTTCGAGAGCACGATAAGTTATATTTAAGCGAGAATCGCAAACTTAAAGTTAAAGAGAAGTTTAAGTCAATAATACGGATTGCGGATCGTCATTTGCGGAAACTTACGCGCCCTGAAATATTGGATGTCGGCTGCGCGACCGGCGACTTTCTCCACTATCTGCGCGCGCGCTATCCCAATGCTTCGCTTACCGGATTGGATATTATGCCCGCGCTTTTGAAACTGGCAAAACGCGAGGTGCCGCAGGCAAGTTATGTGCGCGGCGATATTTATACGGGAAGAGGACTGCCCAAGAGTAAATTTGACGCGGTATTTCTTCTGGCCGTGCATAGCATATTTGATGATGTTGGTTCTTGGTTAGATAATTTACTTCGATTGGTAAAACCCAATGGCCATATATTTGTCGATGGGCTTTTCAACCCCGAGGATGTTGATGTGGTTATGCGCGTGCGTTATGCAAAGCCGGGTTCGCGCTATCAGCGCGGATGGAATATGTTTTCGCAGAAAACAGTGCTTGAACATTTGCGCAAACGAGGCGCGAAGGGCGCCTTTCATCGCTTCGTTATAGGAATCGATATCCCGCGGCATAAGGACGACCCCCTGCGATCATGGACTTTTAAGCTTGAAAACGGCGAACGCGCTATCATCAACGGAACGCAAATACTCCACCAGTTCTACTTTTTAGAAATTACTCTCGGCAAAAATGATTCTTAATAAAGGCAGGATTAAGAAAACAGAAAGTGAGACCCTCAAAACTTTTCGGGAAGAAATTCCTTCGCAATACTTTTCCCATAAAAACGAAGCCGCGTACAGGGATTATGTAAAGAACGCCGAATTTGTTTATAGAGAGCTGTTCAAATTCCCTCCGCAAATGTTTCGCGGCGCGGAACTTATAGACTTCGGGGCGGGAACGGGGGAAAACACCGTGTATCTTGCAAGCTGGGGCGCCAAGTGCACGCTTGTTGAAATGAATTCCAAAGCGCAGAGCATCTCAAAAGAGGTGTTTAAACAATACGCGCGGAATTTTGACGACCATACTTTTATTTGTTCATCGATTTTTGATTATAGCCCGGAGAGCGGCAAGCTGTATGACATTGTTCATTGCAGGGCCGTGCTCTCGCACACCGCAGCAAAGGAAATTGCTTTCCAAAAAATCGCGAGGATGGTCAAACCGGGCGGATTTCTGATTTTCGGAGACCCAAATAAGGCCGGGGGATTCCAGAATATGCTGCAGCGCTTCGCTGTCTATCATTTTGCTTCAACGCCCGACGAAATGGTAGAGGTTTGCGAATTTCTTTTTAAAGAAGACATTGACCGCAGTGAGAAGTTTATTCCTCGCACGCGCCGCGCCATCATTTTTGACAGATGGGTAATTCAATCCCAGGACGACCCTTCTGTTGCGGAAGTTACTGGCTGGATAAAGAAGAGCGGCATGCGTTTATATTCGTCATACCCCTCGTTCACGATGCCCCTTTTGGGGGACTCGCTGCATCACCAGCCAAAGTTTGATGCTGCATCTGTATCTAATCTTGCTAGTCTTGGCGCGCTTACCGAACTGGTTTGGATGCTGCAGACAGAATCGGATAGCAAGGTCTTTCCCAAATTCATGAGCGGGCTGAATCCGCTTGCGGCGGCGCTTGCGAATCTTACATCATATGTGGCGAACTTCAATAAAAATACAAAGCTCGATGTTGGCCGTTTTCAAGAATTATCGCGCGCGCTGGCAAATTCTTCCGACGCGCTGAATTTTCTCCAGCCCCTTCGCGAGAAGCTTCTGCGAGCTCTTGGGGAAGCCGACGAGTTTGTTAGTTTGGTTCATACATCCGACTTAAATAAACTGCGCAAGTTTATAGAAAAAACAGAGGTTCTTTTTAAGGGCGCTTGCGGCTTGCGCCATGCGGATTTCATCGCTTACAAACCAATAGAGAATCGTTAAAAAACAATATGAAAATCAACAGTCATAACGAATGGGACAAACTTCGGGAGATTATTGTTGGCCGCGGCGAAGGCCAGGCGCCACTTTTGTTTACAGAGCCCGGCCCGATTTCGGAGACTCTTTTGGAAAAAGCCAATCGTTTGGCGCGCGAAGCCTCGCCCAAATGGCTAATTGACGAAATAAATGAAGATTTAGAGGGATTAAGCGACGCGCTTAAATCCTTCGGCGTTAAGGTACATCGGCCGGAGACGTCGCATATAAATAATTTCTTTGCAACGCCTTACTTCCGGGCGGCCGGAGATTATTGCTACAACATGAGAGACCTTCATCTTGTTGTTGGAAATACTGTTATTGAATCTCCATCTCAAGAAAAACATAGATATTTTGAGGCATCT
Encoded here:
- a CDS encoding acylneuraminate cytidylyltransferase family protein, with product MKEKLLAIIPARGGSKRIPNKNIRNFFGKPLIAHTILQAKENSFIDRVVVDTDSQKIAAIARRCGAEVPFLRPKRLAADKASVNDSAVYFLKRLKKEEGYEPEYVMFLHTTSPLREQKDIHECWEFMKKSGATTVLTVCPTHPRLYYLGAKNKIILANSPGDKLPSNVQQWRKAYILNGCFVYIVKTSALLKEKDIFTSDTRAVVCDRWRSVDLDNPEDWVLAELLYKNRKKLGKQIKNFK
- a CDS encoding Gfo/Idh/MocA family oxidoreductase, with amino-acid sequence MKIGLIGFGSIGQRHYNNLVKRTKNVIVFSRRDDVNLPRQVKNWREFKKCGPYDGIIIANETSKHVVTIKKCIALSAGWRTKALFIEKPLSHNLKNLNSLGRLLLKNRISAFVGYCFHFFGPFIKIKKIIKSGKLGRIYYLRASVGQDLKEWRPGRDYRKIYSARKNLGGGVLLDLVHDINYPAWLLDDVLIPQRSLVKKISDLKINTEDLAESVFVGKKTGVIVSVHQDYLRIPGRRSLEIAGSKGSLIWNSSDAEDRGKMYQREINFFIGLIKGGKYFSNWDEAVWDVKNIEYLKKHGG
- a CDS encoding Gfo/Idh/MocA family oxidoreductase — encoded protein: MADKLTFLQIGLGSMGKRRVRNLFANGEQNVVGLDFSAERRKEAEEKYGIKTFDNLNKIQVENIDAVSISTPPDKHGDYIRWALANKKHFFVELATTDDGYEEIRRLADKNSGIVMAPSCSFRFFLPIKMVKKFVDSGRIGKVLAFHHHAGQYLPEWHPWEDYRQIYFAKKETGAFRTMFLFELSWLNWLFGHQANVVFGFTDKISDLELEMGAKDITWAYLKYQNKILGSLLIDVISRKPFRTLRVLGSDGVLEWEWLENVIKIYDAKTKLTDNIDVPKGNSATGYLTAEDMYNDEMKAFVDAIYGRAPYPYTFEEDLRNLRTLYKLEE
- a CDS encoding class I SAM-dependent methyltransferase, producing the protein MSTQNPFNKKIVREHDKLYLSENRKLKVKEKFKSIIRIADRHLRKLTRPEILDVGCATGDFLHYLRARYPNASLTGLDIMPALLKLAKREVPQASYVRGDIYTGRGLPKSKFDAVFLLAVHSIFDDVGSWLDNLLRLVKPNGHIFVDGLFNPEDVDVVMRVRYAKPGSRYQRGWNMFSQKTVLEHLRKRGAKGAFHRFVIGIDIPRHKDDPLRSWTFKLENGERAIINGTQILHQFYFLEITLGKNDS
- a CDS encoding class I SAM-dependent methyltransferase, whose protein sequence is MILNKGRIKKTESETLKTFREEIPSQYFSHKNEAAYRDYVKNAEFVYRELFKFPPQMFRGAELIDFGAGTGENTVYLASWGAKCTLVEMNSKAQSISKEVFKQYARNFDDHTFICSSIFDYSPESGKLYDIVHCRAVLSHTAAKEIAFQKIARMVKPGGFLIFGDPNKAGGFQNMLQRFAVYHFASTPDEMVEVCEFLFKEDIDRSEKFIPRTRRAIIFDRWVIQSQDDPSVAEVTGWIKKSGMRLYSSYPSFTMPLLGDSLHHQPKFDAASVSNLASLGALTELVWMLQTESDSKVFPKFMSGLNPLAAALANLTSYVANFNKNTKLDVGRFQELSRALANSSDALNFLQPLREKLLRALGEADEFVSLVHTSDLNKLRKFIEKTEVLFKGACGLRHADFIAYKPIENR